A single window of Ictalurus furcatus strain D&B chromosome 3, Billie_1.0, whole genome shotgun sequence DNA harbors:
- the LOC128606163 gene encoding histone-lysine N-methyltransferase PRDM9-like: MMESARANRDSFKTPPHTPAPAASQIRKDVKTESCTALIGETADIKRFQKRALEEQEPNYEDYLYCEECRSFFFKKCEVHGPALFIPDTPVPMGVADRARRTLPPSLEIQKSGIPDAGLGVFNKGEPVPVGVHFGPYQGDIVKKEDAMNSGYSWVIYKGRQCEEYIDAKRQMNANWMRYVNCARSDEEKNLVAFQYQGGIFYRCCRTIKPGRELLVWYEEDYAKDLGLTFDFLWNIKRSPNGMNNALLQVFTCSLCTLSYESLIYLHKHIRRCHCEEYLTLTEQGENKHENLIPSSEQTSRGTVAAETSSHKQKRKHHLCKDCGMSFNDGSNLRKHQRIHTGEKPYHCSQCGKSFRHHSTLQRHRRVHTGEKPHRCSQCGKSFSQMGHLQRHQRIHTGEKPYSCPQCGKSFTYRDNLKMHQRIHTRENVYHCSQCGKIFNHQSNLQQHQRVHTGEKPFHCSECGKSFRHQSHFQTHQRSHRGDRPYKCVQCGKSFAQHGYLRQHHRIHTREKPYTCSVCGVSFTQQGHLRTHLRIHTGDKPYRCSLCGKSFTRQSSLQQHQHVHTGEKPYSCSHCGKSFTRHSTLQYHQRVHTGDKPYHHV, translated from the exons ATGATGGAGTCAGCAAGGGCCAACCGAGACTCTTTCAAAACACCTCCTCACACTCCTGCTCCTGCTGCTTCACAG ATTCGTAAGGATGTGAAGACAGAATCTTGTACAGCTTTGATtggagagacagcagacatCAAAAGATTCCAGAAGAGGGCTCTAGAAGAGCAAGAACCTAACTATGAAGATTATCTTT ACTGTGAGGAATGCAGatctttcttcttcaaaaaatgTGAGGTTCATGGTCCAGCTCTTTTCATCCCTGATACGCCTGTTCCCATGGGGGTAGCTGACCGAGCCAGACGAACCCTTCCACCTAGTTTGGAGATTCAGAAGTCTGGGATTCCTGATGCAGGCCTGGGTGTGTTTAATAAAGGAGAGCCTGTTCCTGTTGGTGTGCATTTCGGGCCGTATCAGGGAGACATTGTGAAGAAAGAGGATGCTATGAACAGTGGCTACTCTTGGGTG ATATACAAGGGAAGGCAGTGTGAGGAGTACATAGATGCCAAGAGACAAATGAATGCTAACTGGATGCG TTATGTAAATTGCGCTCGCAGTGACGAAGAGAAGAATCTTGTTGCTTTCCAGTACCAAGGAGGGATTTTCTACCGGTGCTGTCGAACCATCAAACCAGGAAGGGAGCTCTTGGTGTGGTACGAAGAGGATTACGCCAAAGATCTCGGCCTTACGTTCGACTTTCTTTGGAACATAAAGCGTTCCCCAAATG GAATGAACAATGCCCTGTTGCAAGTCTTCACCTGCTCCTTGTGCACACTATCCTATGAATCTCTAATTTACCTCCACAAACACATCAGGAGATGCCACTGTGAGGAATATCTAACACTGACAGAACaaggagaaaataaacatgagaaTCTGATTCCCAGCAGTGAGCAAACATCCCGCGGTACTGTTGCTGCAGAGACCTCTAGCCACAAACAGAAGAGAAAACATCACCTTTGTAAAGACTGTGGGATGAGTTTTAATGATGGAAGTAATCTCAGAAAGCACCAGCGCATCCACACCGGAGAGAAACcttatcactgctcacagtgcggGAAGAGTTTCCGTCATCACAGTACTCTCCAGCGACACCGGCGCGTCCACACGGGGGAGAAGCCGCATCGCTGCtcgcagtgtgggaagagcttctCGCAAATGGGTCATCTCCAGCGACACCAGCGCATCCACACCGGAGAGAAACCCTACTCCTGtccacagtgtgggaagagtttcacTTACAGAGATAACCTCAAAATGCACCAACGCATTCACACAAGAGAGAATGtatatcactgctcacagtgcggGAAGATTTTCAATCACCAGAGTAATCTCCAACAACACCAGCGCGTTCACACCGGAGAGAAACCCTTTCACTGTTcggagtgtgggaagagctttcgGCACCAGAGTCATTTCCAAACACACCAGCGCAGTCACAGAGGAGACAGGCCTTATAAGTGTGTAcagtgcgggaagagttttGCTCAGCACGGTTATCTCCGACAGCACCATCGCATTCACACGAGGGAGAAGCCATACACCTGCTCTGTGTGTGGGGTGAGTTTTACACAACAGGGTCACCTCCGAACACACCTGCGGATTCACACAGGTGACAAACCGTATCGCTGTTCGctgtgtgggaagagttttactcgcCAGAGTTCTCTTCAGCAGCACCAACATGttcacaccggagagaagcCTTACAGCtgctcacactgtgggaagagttttactcggCATAGCACTCTACAATACCACCAGCGCGTCCATACAGGAGACAAGCCGTATCACCATGTTTAA